The Acipenser ruthenus chromosome 15, fAciRut3.2 maternal haplotype, whole genome shotgun sequence genomic sequence CAGAATAGAAGTTGTAAAACGAATAAcgggttacttctgttttattaCAGTTCTGCCTCCAGAAAAGAATATCCAGGACTAGCAGCTTTAACCAAAACTTTTAGTGATCTGTTCACGCTGCAAAAAATCACGCAAAAGCTGTAAGATACAAGCAGAAGATGCCGAGAAAGTCCTCGTTGTTCATGAGATCCTCGGCTGCCAAAAGGGTCAGAAAGCAGAAGATGAAGGAGGTGCTACATGCAGACATGATCAGCATGCCGCTGGGGGATTTCAGGCACCTGTCCCACATTGGGAGGGATGAAGACCCATTTGGGGACCTCTCCTTCCTGCAGGGGGGTCACGGACTCCTGAAGAGTTCCCAGAGCGAGTACAACCTCCTCATGGCCTGCAACCCCCCTCCCAAACCCCCCCGGATCCACACCGACGGGCTGGAATCCCCACACAGCGGCCAGCAGACAGAGCTGTCATTCCGCACAAAGAAATTCTCTGCCTCCATGCCAATGCTGGACAATCTGGACTCGGAGGAGTCCTGGCAGGAGGATGCCGAGGACCAGGAGGAGAGCAGTGGACCAGCACTGACTGACAAGGCAACAAAGCAGGAATCCAGCTTGGAGAAAGACACTAAGCGCAAGAGTCCTCACACCTCTGAGCCAGATCTCCATCCCTATCCAGCATTCCTGGATCTGGGACCTTCCATCTTGGATGACGTTCTTCAAGTTATGAACAAACATGAATGTAAATATTTGCTTCCATCTGATTGTGGGGGAAATCTGAACTAAAGTTCTCCTGTTTCTGTTATCTGGGGTCAGCCTACTGAAGATTTGTACAGTAAGGTCAAGTGAAGCGGTGTTGGTATTGACCGTGGATACAGTGGAGGAAGTGGTGTCTAAGTGGTGCAGCCATTATTGTACCCCTTTATAATTTAGCACAATGTATGCTGAAACCACTGAACCATTCTCTTAGGCACTCGTTTAATAAAGTGCTTCAAGATTCTTTTGTGAATGGAAGAAATCTGATATCAAATAAAAAGCTATCATCGTATAAAGAAAACATGTGCAAGCCTTCTTTAAATTTAGACACATAACTGGAGGTCTTGATGTGCTCTTTCTGTCTATATTCTTTCCAATAAATTTTAGgaatgtttgttttactgttgagTGAAAGTCTTACAGCGGAGGGTTGAGCAGCACAAACTGCCTCATCGGGTAAGCAGGTTCTGTCACACAAGAGATTCCACTAATCAATAGAGAATATCAGCACTTTTCACTTCCTGTTTTTAGTTCTGAGTGAAGTGCTTAGTAATTTCAGACTGTATAAGTAATGTGCCAAACTAGGTgtggtactaaaaaaaaaaaaaaaaaaggtaatactGTAAGTGCTAAAAGTGTGTACTACCCACACAGACATAGAAAGGTATAGTACAAATACACGCACAAAAAGCAATCTGATCTAATCCAAAAACGGCATCAAAATGATTATATATGCCTATTAGCTGCCCCCAAAGAAACACACTACTTCTAAACAaatatttgtacaaaaaaattaaaaaaaagaaagaaaaaaaggatcaCATATTTAGATCCTTTAGTGATACTTTTCCATTTCTAGAAATCTAAACCACTTCTATGACAGAGAAGCACACCCTGTTATAACAATGTGTTATATTACTTCAGTCATCCTGTTTGCTAAGAATGGAGGATACATTACAGTACACTTAATGCACAGTGTtacttgttatattttttatcaa encodes the following:
- the LOC117422603 gene encoding cdc42 effector protein 3-like — encoded protein: MPRKSSLFMRSSAAKRVRKQKMKEVLHADMISMPLGDFRHLSHIGRDEDPFGDLSFLQGGHGLLKSSQSEYNLLMACNPPPKPPRIHTDGLESPHSGQQTELSFRTKKFSASMPMLDNLDSEESWQEDAEDQEESSGPALTDKATKQESSLEKDTKRKSPHTSEPDLHPYPAFLDLGPSILDDVLQVMNKHECKYLLPSDCGGNLN